A region from the Cannabis sativa cultivar Pink pepper isolate KNU-18-1 chromosome 9, ASM2916894v1, whole genome shotgun sequence genome encodes:
- the LOC115722351 gene encoding kinesin-like protein KIN-12B, with the protein MKHFMQPRNNILRETEPPPSPNPSSTTAKIRHPRKQKSSKENAPPYADPNSLPPIPKPSPSAAAKLKSPLPPRPPSSNPLKRKLHMETVPENSVFGTSDSGVQVVVRMRPPRKDRDEGDMIVEKLSSDSLTINGQTFTFDSVADTEATQLDLFQLVGAPLVENCMAGFNSSVFAYGQTGSGKTYTMWGPANALLDENISSDQQGLTPRVFERLFARINEEQIKNSDKQLKYLCHCSLLEIYNEQITDLLDPNQKNLQIREDVKSGIYVENLTEECVRTMEDVNKLLTKGLLNRRTGATSINSESSRSHTVFTCVLESRCKSTDGLSSFKTSRINLVDLAGSERQKLTGAAGERLKEAGNINRSLSQLGNLINILAEISQTGKQRHIPYRDSRLTFLLQESLGGNAKLAMVCAISPTQSCKSETFSTLRFAQRAKAIKNKAVVNEVTEDDVNHLREVIRQLRDELHRMKSNGPNPVDANGGHSAAWIRRSLHLLKSTINRPMTLPHIDDDGDEEMEIDDEAVEKLCVQVEKQSAASGSGNKTDSNSDSQLVDSELRSSNDPHHCTKEQDSEDTDVKMEEAISQQVEAMIVDSDEAVGGKPESSNDNTLISHNAAEESTLGSSATEMLNVESESKIVKAPLPNSESVNETVCMPVEDRGNNSPNTSMNGASLSLRMITCDASPNLQSPTPSLSPKTNSSRKSLRTSSMLSASQKVPVDKSASLKKTPREGSVNTLSNQTSRSFLAPTEHLAASIRHGLEVFDSNRQSSAFRRSTYRFSYKPTESKIFLPVSKVDAGVQTTQSEDPVEFTCSSCKNRMQLEEAKEANDDGLNLQLVPVDDGLESAEKLKLVPKAVEKVLAGAIRREMALEELCAKQTSEIGQLNRLVQQYKHERECNSIITQTREDKILRLEGLMDGILPTEDFMEEELLSLKHEHELLKEKYENHPEILRTKIELKRVQDELENLRNFHDMGEREVLLEEIQDLRSQLQYYVDSSSSRKRNPVLQLTYASEPSVAPPPLNTISESKDESVDDKLEEERKRWTETESKWIFLADEMRIELDDARALAEKKARELDTEKKRAEKIARELDTEKKCAEELKEAMQLAMEGNARMLEQYADLEEKHMHLLARHRKIQEGMEDVKKAAAKAGVRGAESKFINALASEISALKVERERERRYLRDENKGLQAQLRDTAEAVHAAGELLVRLKEAEEAVATAEKQAMEAMQEADNAYQQMDKMKRKYEKEISNLNELLADSRLPKDTTTIKPAFDDDHTTIKPAFDDDTVKYDVGGESCQEDDSSDHKWREEFEPFYNGEDGELPKLAEPSSWFSGYDRCNI; encoded by the exons GTAGTAGTGCGAATGAGGCCACCACGCAAAGACAGGGACGAAGGAGATATGATAGTCGAGAAACTTTCGAGTGATTCTTTAACCATCAATGGGCAAACTTTCACATTTGATTCAGTTGCGGACACAGAGGCAACACAG CTTGATCTTTTCCAGCTTGTGGGGGCGCCTCTTGTTGAAAACTGTATGGCCGGTTTTAACAGTTCTGTCTTTGCTTATGGACAG ACTGGAAGTGGGAAAACTTACACTATGTGGGGTCCAGCCAACGCATTGTTGGATGAAAACATATCGAGTGACCAACAAGGTTTAACTCCTCGAGTTTTTGAGCGTCTCTTTGCTCGCATAAATGAG GAGCAAATCAAGAATTCTGATAAACAACTCAAGTATTTGTGTCACTGTTCTCTTCTTGAG ATTTACAATGAGCAAATAACAGATTTATTGGATCCTAACCAAAAAAACCTTCAG ATTAGAGAAGATGTTAAATCAGGGATCTATGTTGAAAATCTTACAGAAGAGTGTGTTCGTACAATGGAGGATGTAAATAAGCTTTTAACGAAG GGTCTGTTGAACAGAAGGACAGGTGCAACAAGCATTAATTCTGAGAGTTCTCGCTCCCATACTGTTTTTACCTGTGTTCTTGAATCTCGGTGCAAG AGCACGGATGGTCTGAGCAGCTTCAAAACCAGCAGAATTAATCTTGTTGATCTAGCAGGGTCAGAAAGACAAAAATTAACAGGTGCAGCAGGGGAGCGCCTCAAGGAAGCAGGAAATATTAATCGTTCATTGTCACAGCTTGG GAATTTGATAAACATTCTCGCTGAAATTTCACAGACAGGAAAGCAAAGACATATCCCCTATAGAGATTCCAGGTTGACATTTTTATTGCAGGAATCCCTTGGAGGGAATGCAAAATTAGCAATGGTTTGTGCTATATCACCCACACAAAg TTGTAAGAGCGAGACTTTCAGCACATTGAGATTTGCTCAGCGTGCTAAGGCTATCAAGAACAAGGCAGTTGTTAATGAAGTAACGGAGGATGATGTAAACCACTTGCGTGAAGTAATACGTCAGCTACGG GATGAACTGCATCGAATGAAGTCAAATGGACCTAACCCAGTTGATGCTAATGGAGGACATTCAGCAGCATGGATACGTAGAAGTTTACATTTATTAAAGTCTACCATTAATCGCCCAATGACATTACCCCATattgatgatgatggtgatgaaGAGATGGAGATTGATGACGAAGCTGTTGAGAAGCTGTGCGTTCAAGTGGAGAAGCAATCAGCTGCAAGTGGTAGTGGCAATAAAACTGATTCAAACTCAGATTCACAACTTGTGGACTCTGAATTGAGAAGTTCTAATGATCCTCATCACTGTACAAAAGAACAAGATTCTGAGGACACGGATGTCAAGATGGAAGAAGCAATATCACAACAAGTTGAGGCGATGATTGTTGATTCCGACGAAGCTGTTGGAGGAAAACCAGAAAGTTCTAATGATAATACGCTGATATCTCATAATGCTGCTGAGGAAAGTACCCTTGGCTCCTCTGCTACTGAAATGCTAAATGTAGAATCAGAAAGCAAAATAGTAAAGGCTCCTCTTCCAAACTCTGAATCAGTTAACGAAACTGTGTGCATGCCAGTTGAAGATAGAGGCAACAACTCTCCGAATACATCGATGAATGGTGCATCTCTCAGTCTCAGAATGATTACATGTGATGCATCCCCTAACCTTCAATCTCCAACTCCAAGCCTTTCACCAAAAACTAACAGCAGCAGGAAAAGTTTGAGGACATCATCTATGTTAAGTGCTTCTCAAAAAGTTCCAGTTGATAAGAGTGCATCTTTAAAGAAAACCCCAAGAGAGGGCTCTGTCAATACTTTATCTAATCAAACTAGCAGAAGTTTCCTTGCACCAACTGAGCATTTGGCAGCAAGCATTCGCCATGGTCTTGAAGTATTTGACAGTAACCGCCAGAGTTCAGCTTTTAGGAGGTCAACATATAGGTTCTCGTACAAACCAACAGAATCTAAGATTTTTTTGCCAGTTTCCAAAGTTGATGCTGGTGTGCAAACTACTCAATCAGAAGACCCAGTTGAATTCACGTGTAGTAGTTGCAAGAACCGAATGCAACTAGAAGAGGCTAAAGAGGCCAATGATGATGGTTTGAACCTGCAGTTAGTACCTGTTGATGATGGCTTAGAATCtgctgaaaaattaaaattagttccTAAA GCAGTGGAAAAGGTCTTGGCAGGAGCTATCAGGAGAGAAATGGCTCTAGAAGAGTTATGTGCCAAGCAAACTTCCGAGATAGGGCAGCTTAATCGTTTG GTCCAACAGTATAAGCATGAAAGGGAATGCAATTCCATTATCACGCAGACGAGGGAGGATAAGATTCTGCGTCTTGAAGGCCTTATGGATGGTATTTTACCCACCGAAGACTTCATGGAGGAAGAACTACTATCCCTCAAACATGAGCATGAG cttTTGAAGGAGAAATATGAGAACCATCCAGAAATTTTGAGGACAAAAATTGAGCTAAAGAGAGTTCAAGATGAGCTAGAAAACTTACGAAACTTTCATGATATGGGAGAACGGGAAGTATTGTTGGAAGAAATTCAAGACTTAAGAAGCCAGCTTCAGTATTATGTGGATTCATCATCATCCCGAAAACGAAACCCAGTACTACAGTTGACATATGCAAGTGAACCGAGTGTGGCCCCTCCTCCTCTTAATACAATTTCGGAGTCTAAGGACGAGAGTGTTGATGACAAACTTGAAGAGGAAAGAAAGCGTTGGACTGAAACAGAAAGTAAGTGGATTTTTCTTGCTGACGAAATGAGAATCGAACTCGATGATGCCAGAGCACTAGCTGAAAAGAAAGCACGGGAGCTAGACACTGAGAAGAAACGTGCAGAAAAGATTGCACGGGAACTAGACACCGAGAAGAAATGTGCAGAAGAGCTTAAGGAAGCAATGCAGCTGGCCATGGAGGGAAATGCACGTATGCTGGAACAGTATGCGGATTTGGAAGAGAAACATATGCATCTTCTTGCAAGGCATAGGAAGATACAAGAAGGAATGGAGGATGTGAAGAAAGCAGCTGCTAAAGCTGGAGTTCGGGGTGCTGAGTCCAAATTTATAAATGCTCTTGCTTCTGAGATTTCAGCTTTGAAAgtcgaaagagaaagagaaagacgGTACCTTAGGGATGAGAATAAAGGTCTTCAGGCTCAACTGAGGGACACTGCTGAGGCTGTACATGCTGCTGGCGAATTGCTCGTTCGGCTTAAAGAAGCCGAAGAAGCTGTTGCCACTGCTGAG AAGCAAGCAATGGAGGCTATGCAAGAAGCTGACAATGCCTATCAACAAATGGACAAAATGaagagaaaatatgaaaaagagATTAGCAATCTTAATGAGCTCCTTGCTGATTCTCGTTTACCAAAAGATACAACAACGATAAAACCAGCTTTCGATGATGATCATACAACGATAAAGCCAGCTTTCGATGATGATACGGTAAAGTATGATGTAGGTGGGGAGTCTTGTCAAGAAGATGATTCAAGTGACCATAAATGGAGAGAGGAATTTGAACCGTTCTATAACGGTGAAGATGGCGAGTTACCGAAACTTGCAGAACCCTCCTCATGGTTCTCTGGTTATGATAGATGCAACATATAA
- the LOC115722468 gene encoding small ribosomal subunit protein uS12 has protein sequence MGKTRGTVAGRKLKSHRIKQRWADKSYKKSHLGNEWKKPFAGSSHAKGIVLEKIGIEAKQPNSAIRKCARVQLIKNGKKIAAFVPNDGCLNYIEENDEVLIAGFGRKGHAVGDIPGVRFKVVKVSGVSLLALFKEKKEKPRS, from the exons ATGGG TAAGACACGTGGTACCGTAGCTGGGCGCAAGCTGAAGAGCCACCGTATCAAGCAAAGGTGGGCTGACAAATCTTACAAGAAGTCTCACCTTGGTAACGAATGGAAGAAGCCATTTGCCGGTTCTTCCCACGCAAAGGGCATTGTCCTCGAGAAGAT CGGTATTGAGGCAAAACAGCCTAACTCTGCTATCAGAAAGTGTGCCAGAGTTCAACTTATTAAAAACGGAAAGAAGATTGCTGCTTTCGTCCCCAACGATGGTTGCTTAAACTACATTGAAGAGAAT GACGAGGTTTTGATTGCTGGATTCGGTAGAAAGGGTCATGCTGTGGGAGATATTCCCGGAGTTAGGTTCAAGGTTGTGAAAGTTTCCGGTGTGTCTCTCTTGGCTCTTTTCAAGGAGAAGAAGGAGAAGCCCAGATCTTAA
- the LOC115722387 gene encoding transcription factor bHLH62 isoform X2: MESFKYCMEIQSNNNNNNNELNSSSSEQISVSDCLFKPNWEQQSLDQNDPFESALSSIVSSPVAPSNPNPNGGGDGIMIRELIGRLGNICNSGEISPQSYMCSNNNSRNNSCYATPLNSPPKLNLSSSVDPNPIRPNFHIPNPPSLAPFSGDPGFAARAAKFSCFGNNSNNFGELPFRSVPRIDPIKPPSKASPLTNQPHQGSSRSSTPENGDSREGSSVSDQIPTGKATEIIEPNNNNGNKKRKAISRGKSKEIQVKDSKVVEAIENDEQHNVKRSKKDNHNDNEGVAKGSKDLNQKQTKDNNNNNNSKPPEPPKDYIHVRARRGQATDSHSLAERVRREKISERMKFLQDLVPGCNKVTGKAVMLDEIINYVQSLQRQVEFLSMKLATVNPRMDFNMEALLSKEIFQSRGSLPHGLYPLDSSTTAFPFGYNHQQIMPPQSSSLEAQFSINPLNGSIHRASTNMQIPSGFAEHAQQQQPQTSTFFEDDLQSVVQMGFGQIEQHSLQGSLTQAQMKIEL; the protein is encoded by the exons ATGGAATCATTCAAGTACTGTATGGAAATTCAAtcgaacaacaacaacaacaacaacgagCTGAATTCATCATCATCAGAGCAGATTTCGGTTTCTGATTGTCTTTTCAAACCAAATTGGGAGCAACAATCATTGGATCAGAACGACCCATTTGAATCAGCTTTAAGTTCAATTGTTTCTTCACCTGTTGCTCCTtcaaaccctaaccctaatgGAGGTGGTGATGGAATTATGATCAGAGAATTGATCGGTAGATTGGGTAATATCTGTAACTCTGGTGAGATTTCTCCTCAATCTTATATGTGTAGTAATAACAACAGTAGGAACAATTCATGCTATGCTACTCCATTGAATTCACCACCAAAGCTCAATTTATCATCATCAGTAGATCCCAATCCAATCAGACCTAATTTCCATATCCCTAATCCACCAAGTTTAGCTCCCTTTTCTGGTGACCCTGGTTTTGCAGCTAGAGCTGCTAAATTCTCTTGCTTTggaaataatagtaataattttGGTGAATTGCCTTTTAGATCAGTCCCTAGAATTGATCCCATTAAACCACCTTCAAAGGCTTCACCTTTAACCAATCAACCTCATCAAGGATCTTCAAGGTCTTCAACCCCTGAAAATGGTGATTCAAGGGAAGGATCTTCTGTTTCTGATCAGATCCCAACTGGGAAAGCTACTGAGATTATTGAgcccaataataataatggtaatAAGAAAAGGAAAGCCATTTCAAGAGGAAAATCCAAAGAAATTCAAGTTAAAGATTCTAAG gTTGTTGAAGCAATTGAGAATGATGAACAACATAATGTGAAAAGAAGTAAAAAAGATAATCATAATGATAATGAAGGAGTTGCTAAAGGGTCAAAAGATTTGAATCAGAAACAAACAaaggataataataataataataattcaaaaccaCCAGAGCCACCAAAGGATTATATCCATGTTAGAGCAAGAAGAGGACAAGCTACTGATAGCCATAGTCTTGCTGAAAGA GTTAGACGAGAGAAAATCAGTGAAAGGATGAAGTTTCTTCAGGATCTGGTTCCTGGTTGCAACAAG GTAACTGGTAAAGCAGTTATGCTAGATGAGATTATAAATTATGTTCAATCATTACAACGACAAGTTGag TTTCTTTCAATGAAATTAGCAACTGTTAATCCGAGGATGGATTTCAACATGGAAGCTCTTCTATCAAAAGAg ATTTTTCAGTCTCGTGGGTCATTGCCACATGGCCTTTATCCATTAGATTCATCAACAACAGCATTCCCATTTGGATATAATCACCAACAAATAATGCCACCACAATCTTCTTCTTTAGAGGCTCAATTCTCAATAAACCCTTTAAATGGTTCAATTCATAGAGCTTCAACAAACATGCAAATACCTTCTGGATTTGCTGAACATgcccaacaacaacaaccacag ACTTCTACTTTTTTTGAGGATGATCTTCAAAGTGTGGTTCAAATGGGTTTTGGTCAGATTGAACAGCACAGTCTTCaag GCTCATTGACTCAAGCTCAAATGAAAATTGAGCTAtag
- the LOC115722387 gene encoding transcription factor bHLH62 isoform X1: MESFKYCMEIQSNNNNNNNELNSSSSEQISVSDCLFKPNWEQQSLDQNDPFESALSSIVSSPVAPSNPNPNGGGDGIMIRELIGRLGNICNSGEISPQSYMCSNNNSRNNSCYATPLNSPPKLNLSSSVDPNPIRPNFHIPNPPSLAPFSGDPGFAARAAKFSCFGNNSNNFGELPFRSVPRIDPIKPPSKASPLTNQPHQGSSRSSTPENGDSREGSSVSDQIPTGKATEIIEPNNNNGNKKRKAISRGKSKEIQVKDSKVVEAIENDEQHNVKRSKKDNHNDNEGVAKGSKDLNQKQTKDNNNNNNSKPPEPPKDYIHVRARRGQATDSHSLAERVRREKISERMKFLQDLVPGCNKVTGKAVMLDEIINYVQSLQRQVEFLSMKLATVNPRMDFNMEALLSKEIFQSRGSLPHGLYPLDSSTTAFPFGYNHQQIMPPQSSSLEAQFSINPLNGSIHRASTNMQIPSGFAEHAQQQQPQTSTFFEDDLQSVVQMGFGQIEQHSLQGIKIKYIYTQEIKNSTLLIFFKFV, translated from the exons ATGGAATCATTCAAGTACTGTATGGAAATTCAAtcgaacaacaacaacaacaacaacgagCTGAATTCATCATCATCAGAGCAGATTTCGGTTTCTGATTGTCTTTTCAAACCAAATTGGGAGCAACAATCATTGGATCAGAACGACCCATTTGAATCAGCTTTAAGTTCAATTGTTTCTTCACCTGTTGCTCCTtcaaaccctaaccctaatgGAGGTGGTGATGGAATTATGATCAGAGAATTGATCGGTAGATTGGGTAATATCTGTAACTCTGGTGAGATTTCTCCTCAATCTTATATGTGTAGTAATAACAACAGTAGGAACAATTCATGCTATGCTACTCCATTGAATTCACCACCAAAGCTCAATTTATCATCATCAGTAGATCCCAATCCAATCAGACCTAATTTCCATATCCCTAATCCACCAAGTTTAGCTCCCTTTTCTGGTGACCCTGGTTTTGCAGCTAGAGCTGCTAAATTCTCTTGCTTTggaaataatagtaataattttGGTGAATTGCCTTTTAGATCAGTCCCTAGAATTGATCCCATTAAACCACCTTCAAAGGCTTCACCTTTAACCAATCAACCTCATCAAGGATCTTCAAGGTCTTCAACCCCTGAAAATGGTGATTCAAGGGAAGGATCTTCTGTTTCTGATCAGATCCCAACTGGGAAAGCTACTGAGATTATTGAgcccaataataataatggtaatAAGAAAAGGAAAGCCATTTCAAGAGGAAAATCCAAAGAAATTCAAGTTAAAGATTCTAAG gTTGTTGAAGCAATTGAGAATGATGAACAACATAATGTGAAAAGAAGTAAAAAAGATAATCATAATGATAATGAAGGAGTTGCTAAAGGGTCAAAAGATTTGAATCAGAAACAAACAaaggataataataataataataattcaaaaccaCCAGAGCCACCAAAGGATTATATCCATGTTAGAGCAAGAAGAGGACAAGCTACTGATAGCCATAGTCTTGCTGAAAGA GTTAGACGAGAGAAAATCAGTGAAAGGATGAAGTTTCTTCAGGATCTGGTTCCTGGTTGCAACAAG GTAACTGGTAAAGCAGTTATGCTAGATGAGATTATAAATTATGTTCAATCATTACAACGACAAGTTGag TTTCTTTCAATGAAATTAGCAACTGTTAATCCGAGGATGGATTTCAACATGGAAGCTCTTCTATCAAAAGAg ATTTTTCAGTCTCGTGGGTCATTGCCACATGGCCTTTATCCATTAGATTCATCAACAACAGCATTCCCATTTGGATATAATCACCAACAAATAATGCCACCACAATCTTCTTCTTTAGAGGCTCAATTCTCAATAAACCCTTTAAATGGTTCAATTCATAGAGCTTCAACAAACATGCAAATACCTTCTGGATTTGCTGAACATgcccaacaacaacaaccacag ACTTCTACTTTTTTTGAGGATGATCTTCAAAGTGTGGTTCAAATGGGTTTTGGTCAGATTGAACAGCACAGTCTTCaaggtataaaaataaaatacatatacaccCAAGAAATAAAAAACTcaactttattaattttcttcaaATTTGTCTAA